The DNA segment AAAACAGTTGCTTCTCAAAACCGCCAGTTCCGCGGCATCATAAACGGCATCGAGCACCAGTATATCGTTTTGACCGTGCAGGGATTTCAATTTGAGCGCATAGGGTGTCGGCTCTTTGTACCCCACGATCACCAGTTTGTAGCCGCGCTTGTTGATAAAAGCCCGGACAAAATTTCTCGCGATATCGAGCGGAATATTATCCGGTTCCAGACGGGTTATTTGAAGGTAATATTTCCCGCGCTTCAGACCATATTTTTCTAGAACCGTCGTTTTGAAGTCGTTATCGATCGGGATCGGTTCCGGGTAGCCGTACGGTATATAACTCGTATTTTTCAGAAATTTTTCGAGATAGAAATCCTGAATCGCCAGCGAGTCGGATATCAGCCGCTTGCAGAGACGGCAGATTATGAATGACGACGCCAGGTAATAGAATTTGAACGGCCAGGACCATTTTTTCCGCCGCCATTCCAACCCGTCGGTGTTGACCGCCATCGGCAAGGCCGCCAGCCAGGTCATGACGATACCGGGGAAATTGGCATTATTAAACCAGAAAATAAAACGGAATTCCCGACGGTGTTTCCAGAGATACCACCCGGTCTGCATCGAGGAAATAAAAGTATCGAGTTTGCGATGCCGGCTCCCTTTTATATATATCAATTTTCGTCCGTATTTATCCTCGGCTGGTTTGTACCCTGATGACAGCCGGCAGAAGATCAGGCAGTGGTTCCCTTTTGCGGCGAGACGGCGCGAGATTTCATCGACCGCCGTTTCGAACCCGCCGTAATTGGCCGGGACCCCTCGTGTCCCGCAGAAGGCAATAAAACTAGATTTATAGGTTGTCATATTCAGAAGATGGCCTCTTTAAAATTAGTATGGGATTTTTTCTCTCGCATAAGACTCAGACTCTCGAGGTATTCTATTGCCGCGTTTTTCCATGACCATTTTTCTGCATTCTGTCGCCCCCGGCGCCCCAGTGACACCGCCAGTTCCGAATCATCAAGAATACGTTCAATTGAATAAGCAAGCTCTTCTATATTGTCCGGATTTATCAGAATGCCCCCATCACCAACAACTTCGGGAATGGCGGAACGATCGGATGAGATCACTGGTATCCCACAGGCCATCGCTTCCAAAGGCGGAAGTCCGAATCCCTCAGCGAATGATGGATAAACAAAAACATGAGCCGCCCGATAAAGGTCCGGCAATTCTGACGGCGTTACATCACCTAATATCAAGATATCTTCCTTTAGATTTTTTTCAGCAATGTGTCTATATATTTCGTCATATCCAAAATCCGGATGTCCGGCAATTACTAGTTTTGGCAGGAATTTTATTTTCTTCTTCAAGAGTGCATAACTATTTATTAGGCCTATATGGTTTTTGCGTGGTTCGAGGCGCCCTACCGTGAAGATATAGTCCCTAAGACCGCCATGGCGACTGGCGATTCGAGTTTGCGATTCTTTCTTACCGACCGGAGAAAATAAATCGAGATCGACTCCACATGGTACAATCCGAACTCGGTCCTCCGGCAAATTATATCTTTCCATAAGGGCCGTACGGGAATATTTGGATATTGTCTGAATTATTTCCGCCGATAAAGCGGCCCGCCGAACTAATATTTTGCTTCGCATCACAAAGGATCGCGAAAAATATTTCGGCATAGTCTCAAACAAAATATCGTGGATCGTGAGTAAAGATTTTGCTTTAAGATTGAATGGCACTATATAGGTGCTATGAAACAATTCGATTTCTATTTTACGCGTTAACTCGGCCGCTGAAAATAGCAGGCGCTTGGCCCGTGACTTTGAGGGAAAGGATATGTGCTGAAAGTCATTACCGAACGGTCGTATTTTGTCCCAATACCCGAGAAAGACATATTCATTATCTGACGGGATTTGAACGATTTCTCTATAAAGTTCGGTCAGATATGTTCTGCTGCCCTGGTTTTTTCCGCTTAATACATGACAATCGACGCCGATTCTCATATTATTTTCGCGCCTCCCGATTCCCTTGCTATTATGGTCTCATTACTTGTCGAATCAGAAATTAATTGATAATAACCACTAAAAGCGAAAATGATCACGGTAAACCAAAATAATTGTGTATTGAAATTTGCATTTAATAAAAGAAGCCCTATAATTGGCGCAATAAATAGCCTTCTTTTCAAGCGAAGTGCCTTCGCCATGAACCACAATACCAATAGCCCGCCGACCAATCCATAATCATATAGAAAGGCCGGGAAAAAAGCCGGACGAAGAACGTTAAATTTGCTATCCGGATTTAGATTGACATAATATTGATCAGTGAAATAGTCCGTAGATGCCGCCGCCCCGTGTCCAAGATAGGCTCTGACATCATCATAGGAGAGATCATCGGTATATGTTACGAGGGGGGCGATACGCATGAAGGTGCTGGAATCCAAATCGCCCAATTCGGCGATCGATTGAATTTCACCGCTTATAATCCCTTTGGCCAAGCCCAAAAACCTTCCTGTGGCATTATATTGCATGACGGCATAACCCATTATAATTATAAGGAAAGCAACCGTTACGCCAATGGCGACTTTTCGTAAATTTTCTCGCATAAGGACGGTCAGCATCAATATAATAAATAGTAAATACCCGAATATTGAATGAAGAGCCCATACCTCATATATAATTATCAAGCCATATATTGTGATTGATCTTCTCTCATCCTTGCCACTATTCAAATAGAGTGCAAGAAAAGATGCTATAAGGATAAATGCAGCGTACGACGGCTCGCTTGCAAAACCGAAATAACGCATTTCATTCACCCGTAGGTCAAACGATCTGCCAATAATTCCGGTCATAAATGTATCACCCGCCGCCACTAGCGTAAGGACTTGACCCAATACAATGTTTACCAAGTAGGTGATTATTATGAATCTTAAGCACTTCTTAAAAAGAGTCCGTGGCATGATGCCCCTATTGTTGATCATAACCGCAAACACGATTATGAAAAACAGAGAATAAACCATCGAAGACAACTTGGCCTCGCCAGAATAGAAAGTGAAATTTATTAACAAATAGGCCGCTATGGCGGCTGTTCCATAAAGCTTTATCCTTTGATTGTTATAGAGTAAAAATCCAGCCAAAATCGGAATCAGAAAAAGCGCCAGACTCATAAATAACGTGAACTCGGCCTGCCCGACAACAAATAGACTGGTACCAGTCCAGGAAAGCGCTATCAGGAGGATTGCCACAAAATATTTCAAACTGACACTCCTGCCTCAGCAAATATCACGCGATAATTCCGCCGTTTATTGCCGGTTATCTCAAAAAAGGCTTCGGACACTTTTGTAATATTTTCCTCTTTCATGCAAGCCGGATTCGAAATCGGGTCGCTTATGATTCCTGCAAAACTGTTTTGCAGAAGATACCGGGCAAAGTTTTCGTCCCCTTCCTTCGCCCTGTCTATCAATTCCCGCACCGACCCGGCCCGGCGGAAATCTTCCCAGGTCACATGCAGGCAGAAGGGCAGGCGGTTGAAAAAGGTCGGCACCAAGGTGAAAGCGGTCTTCTCCAGCAGGGCCGCCTCGTAGGCGACTGTCCCCGAAACCGTCACCACCAGCGAACTCCGGCGGATCGCTTCGTGCGAATCGGTCCGCTCGTTAAGAATAAATATCCCTGGAATTTTCTGCAGGTTGCGATAGAATCCGCAGGCCCGGTCGCCGATGGCATTGGTGTGCTCCTTGACCAGCACCGCCCAGTCCGCCGGAAGAAACCGCCTGATATTGAAAATATTCTGAAACTGATCGTCGTAATACCGCCCCAGGACATCGATAGACGCTTCCGGCTGTTTGTGAAGGGTCACCAGGGTGTACGGTTTGTCCGCAAATTTATCGAGAGTACATGTTTTGACAAAGCGATAGGTCTCTTTGTTCCACTCTTCCCGGAGCCGGATCCGAAGGCGGAGCCAATCGCTGTCTATCAGGGTCGGATCGAGCGAATCGATATTTTCCCGCGTAAAAAACCTTTTTGTTTTGGCTACACGGGCCCCTAGGGAGCGGGATTTTTTCAAAAGATGGTCATTCAATTTCAGATAATCCGGCTTTTCCAATTTTATGACCGAACTCGCGGCCGAATCAGATTTGTCTTCCGGCTTTTCCACCATCACCGATTGATATTCATCGGCGAAAAAGGCGAAACGGCCGTTCGGAATTCGGATTGTGGCCGGGTTGAGATAACGGCACCGCAGTTCTTTGCGGCGGTTGGCCAGTCGGAGCGCCAATATTTCATGGGCCCAGGTGATTTCGCCGAAAATATGACCGATATGGTTCGTCGCGATAAAATCATACAGGGGCCTCTGGATATTCGTCAGATATTTGATCCCTTCAGTCTGCATGTGCCGTAACACCCGGTCGCCGAAAACCAGCCCCTGCAGTTTGAAATCTTCGATCGCCTCCGCCGGCCGCTCGATATAGGTCTTATTGATGAGAAGAATTTGCTTTTCCGGGTAGCGAGCCCGGAGAAAATCATGGAGCCGCCGGTTGACCGTGATCCAGAATATCTCGCACCCTTTATTGCGAAGTCTTACCGCTATCCGGTCAAAGAACTCGGTCTTATTGAAATTGGCGACAAAGCAGATATTATTTATTGCAGGAGCGCTCATTTTCATACCTCAGTATTGGCAGTAATCGGTCGCTTGTCATACACAGGTTGTTTATTAAAATTAATCTCTCCCGAATTTAGAATAATCGGGACGGCTTTCAATATCAGCAATAAAGCGGATGACAGCAGCGATGTTATTCCGGCTCCATATAATCCAAATTGCGGGACCAGCAGGAAATTGAGAATAATCGCGGTTACGCAAGAGATGAGAGTCGCCCGGACAATCGTTTTATCGCGATGCTGAGCATATAGCATATAATGAGGGATATATGAAACGGTCAGTGTCATGGCACTCCCGAGCAATATCCAAAATAAAGAGAGAAATTCGGAATAATGCGGCCGACCCAATAAATTCACTATAATTGGGACGGTTATTGACAATATCACGGCAATTGCAAGACCGCCGATAAGGACACCCTTTATCATTTTAAATTTCATGATCCTATAATTAATGCGATCACCGGATTGATACGAGGCAATGAGTTTCGGATAAATAAGACTCAGGACACCGCTGGCCATAAAAATTTGAAGAGCATTTGCCAGTTGGGCATAAAAAGTATATATGCCGACTTTTGCCTCGCCATAATAGGACTGAATAAAATATCTGTCCATATATTGAACACCCATCAACGCAATTGTCCCTATGAAAAAAGGAAGCGAAATACTCGCGCCACGCTTTATCCACGTCCAGTCTATAGGAACTTTGCCGATATTGTGCCATGCATATCTGCGCAAAGCATAAACGGCAGCGGCGATACTGCAGGCAACTCCAACCATCCAACTAATCAGAATAAATTGCACATTGTTTAACGAAGGAATCAATAATCCAAAAATAATGGCCGCGTAGACCCAAATACCGCTTCTCAGAAATAGAATCAAATTGGCGGTAGTTGCGCGCGAAAGAGTTATCAAAATGCGATATGACTCTTGCGAAATGTGTTCCATTATTAGGATCAGATATATCCAACCGATAAGGTTCCAAGGAAGAATCCCTCCCAGAAAAGGGATGATCAGCAGAGGCAGCCCAATAATATATATTGTACCATGAAAAATAAATTGGTCGCGCAACATTGAGGCCGTCATTACATTGACGTTTTTAAGTAATTCACGACCGCTGTAAACATAGAAATCCATCCCAAGTACATATACCGCAATTCCTATGGTCACGGTAATTAGGCCAAAACTTCCCAAATCTTCGGGAGTGAGATACCGGGCCATATATAAGAGCAGAATAAATTTGCTGGCCATCGTCGCGGCCCGCAAAATTATATTAATTATGCTACTTTTAAAATATCCCATCATCCGATCAGCTCCCATGATACCGGCGTCCCTTTGGCGACATCGCGGCTCACCCGCTCGCCCAGCACCACATCATAATATTTGGGCGATAAACCGTACCCCGGGCGGATATCGCGAAGATTCTCGGTCGTGAACATTTCTCCCGCCTTCATATCGGCCCCGACATACAGGGAACGGCGGAATTGAAGCGATTTCTTTTCCTTCTCCGAGGTTCCGTAACTGATTTTCCCCAGGGCCTGAAAAGCCCGTCCGGTCTCTTCGACCAACATCTTCATTTCCTCCGGTTCCAAAGAGAAAGCCGCATCGACTCCCCCTTCGGCGCGCGAGAGAGTGAAATGCTTCTCGATAACCGCCGCCCCGAAAGCGACACCGGCGACCGCCGCGCCGATTCCGAGCGTATGATCGGACAGGCCGACCGGAAGATCGAACAGATCGCGTAGATGCGGGATGGTTCGCAAGTTGCTGTTTTCCGGCGTAGCCGGGTAACTGCTCGTGCATTTCAAAAGAATTATATCGTGGCAGCCGTTTTCGCGGGCCGTCCGGATGGTTTCCTCAAGATCGCCGATCCCGGCCATCCCGGTCGAAATAATCATCGGCTTACCGGTGGCGGCCACCCGCCGGATCAAAGGGAGATCGGTATTCTCAAACGAGGCAATCTTATAGCAGGGGACATCGAGCGTCTCCAGAAAATCAACGGCCGTAAGATCAAAGGGGGTACTGAACCCAATCAAACCGAGTTCCCGGCAGCGGTCCAAAATCGGCCGGTGCCATTCCCACGGCGTGTGCGCCTCATCATACAACTGATAAAGCGATTTCCCTTTCCACAAACTTGTTTCATCGCCAATGTGGAATTCTCCGCGATTGATATCGAGAGTCATGGTCTCGGCGGTATAAGTTTGAATTTTGAGGCCGTGCGCTCCGGCTTTAGCCGCCGCCTCGACTATGGCGAGCGCCCGCTCCAGCGATTGGTTGTGGTTCCCCGACATCTCGGCGACAATGAAGGGCGGTTTCCCCTCGCCGATAAGTCTTGCCCCGATCATTATATCTTTCATGTTACCTGACCTCCTGAATCGCCGGAACACCTTTCCCGATAAGGTCGGCCACCGGGGTATCCCATCCTTTAGTGAGCAAATGCTCCACTCTTTCGCGATCTTTGAGGCGACGATATGTCCCGCCCGCCGGTTGCGGGAACGATGTGGCCCTCCCGCTTCGTATTTCCGGCCAGACTTTCATGAACAAAGCTTCAATTGCGACAGTCAATCGTTTGTAACTGGTTCGAAGGGTATCATCCGGGCCGCATTCGATTTCCTCTTGGTACAAAATTTCCCCGGTATCGAGTCCGGCATCGATATAATGAATCGTGACCCCTTTGGGTGTGTTGTCAACAAAACTCCAGAGATTCGGATCGGCGCCCCGGTTCCAGGGCAGATACGATATGTGCAGATTGATAATTCTTTTCGGGAAGCGGTTCAAAAGATCTTTTTTAAGAATATGGCGATAACCGTAACTGATTAGAAAATCTTTGCTATCAAGAATCTCCGCGCCCGCTTGAAGCGGCGCGTCGGTGAAAGTGACTTCCTCGCCGCGAGATTTCAAATATGCGGCGATGTTCTCGCGATATGGCCCAAGAAAGAGGACTCTCATGCCGTAACTCCGGCTTTAACTGTTTTATAAATCGCCCGGCTGACCCGATCTGTCCCCAGACCGTCACACATTTCCCTTGCCTTGCGTTTCATTTCAGAAAGGAGCGACGGTTGTTCAATAAGACTTCGGAACGCTTCGCCGATCCGCTCCGAGGAAACTTCTTCGGCTCTGCCAAGATAAATTCCGACCCCGGCCGTGTGGCAAGATTCCGCTATCGGGATCTGATTTTCCGCCACCGCGATAATCACGGACGGCAAGCCCAGACAGCACCGCTCCCAGGTGGTGGTGCCACCCGCCCCGATCGCGATATCGGCTTTTGCCATCAACTCCGCCATATTATCGATCTGACAGTGAAGCGTGGCGCCCGCGATCGATGGCACCATTTCCCCGATTTTATCTTTGTTCCGGTTGGCCGAACCTATGACAATATCAATCACCATATCTTTTATCTGCAAATTCCCGATCGCCCCGAGCGCTTTCATGGTTTCATTATTCGGATCGATCCCGCCGAAGAAAACAAATATGCGCTGAACATTGTCATTGTTGCTCACCATATTTTTCCTGGCAACTGCAAATTCCTGTCGAAGAAGGGCATATTGCGGTCCATAAAGAGCCGCGCATCCGTCGGGCAAAAGCATTTCATAGCGTCCGGCCGGATTGTCATGATAATTCTGATCCAGAAAGATATCGCAATCATGATGGCGGTTGGCCAGATCGTCGATAACCATGATATGCCCGGCGTATGGCCGCATCCGTTCTTCCCAGCGGGCATCCAGAGCATAATGATCGACCACCAGCAAATCNGGATTTTCCGTCGCCAAAATTTGCGCGGTATCATCGGCGTCGGCATACCAGCGGACCCCGAGCCATGAAGCATATCCCCCCGCAGAAAGAGAGTTCTTTTCTTGTGGCAAGAGATGAAGTTTATATCCCTTTTTAGATACGAGCGTCTTCATGTTACCGGGAAGATCCCGGCAGATAAACGATACCTCGGCTCCGTCGGCCCGAAGTTTCTCCGCCAGTGTCAGGCATCGGGTCAAATGCCCCGTACCGATAAGTTCCGATG comes from the Candidatus Zixiibacteriota bacterium genome and includes:
- a CDS encoding putative Capsule polysaccharide biosynthesis protein (Evidence 3 : Putative function from multiple computational evidences), with product MSAPAINNICFVANFNKTEFFDRIAVRLRNKGCEIFWITVNRRLHDFLRARYPEKQILLINKTYIERPAEAIEDFKLQGLVFGDRVLRHMQTEGIKYLTNIQRPLYDFIATNHIGHIFGEITWAHEILALRLANRRKELRCRYLNPATIRIPNGRFAFFADEYQSVMVEKPEDKSDSAASSVIKLEKPDYLKLNDHLLKKSRSLGARVAKTKRFFTRENIDSLDPTLIDSDWLRLRIRLREEWNKETYRFVKTCTLDKFADKPYTLVTLHKQPEASIDVLGRYYDDQFQNIFNIRRFLPADWAVLVKEHTNAIGDRACGFYRNLQKIPGIFILNERTDSHEAIRRSSLVVTVSGTVAYEAALLEKTAFTLVPTFFNRLPFCLHVTWEDFRRAGSVRELIDRAKEGDENFARYLLQNSFAGIISDPISNPACMKEENITKVSEAFFEITGNKRRNYRVIFAEAGVSV
- a CDS encoding membrane hypothetical protein (Evidence 5 : Unknown function); translated protein: MKYFVAILLIALSWTGTSLFVVGQAEFTLFMSLALFLIPILAGFLLYNNQRIKLYGTAAIAAYLLINFTFYSGEAKLSSMVYSLFFIIVFAVMINNRGIMPRTLFKKCLRFIIITYLVNIVLGQVLTLVAAGDTFMTGIIGRSFDLRVNEMRYFGFASEPSYAAFILIASFLALYLNSGKDERRSITIYGLIIIYEVWALHSIFGYLLFIILMLTVLMRENLRKVAIGVTVAFLIIIMGYAVMQYNATGRFLGLAKGIISGEIQSIAELGDLDSSTFMRIAPLVTYTDDLSYDDVRAYLGHGAAASTDYFTDQYYVNLNPDSKFNVLRPAFFPAFLYDYGLVGGLLVLWFMAKALRLKRRLFIAPIIGLLLLNANFNTQLFWFTVIIFAFSGYYQLISDSTSNETIIARESGGAKII
- a CDS encoding Formyl transferase domain protein, with the protein product MRVLFLGPYRENIAAYLKSRGEEVTFTDAPLQAGAEILDSKDFLISYGYRHILKKDLLNRFPKRIINLHISYLPWNRGADPNLWSFVDNTPKGVTIHYIDAGLDTGEILYQEEIECGPDDTLRTSYKRLTVAIEALFMKVWPEIRSGRATSFPQPAGGTYRRLKDRERVEHLLTKGWDTPVADLIGKGVPAIQEVR
- a CDS encoding conserved membrane hypothetical protein (Evidence 4 : Unknown function but conserved in other organisms) produces the protein MMGYFKSSIINIILRAATMASKFILLLYMARYLTPEDLGSFGLITVTIGIAVYVLGMDFYVYSGRELLKNVNVMTASMLRDQFIFHGTIYIIGLPLLIIPFLGGILPWNLIGWIYLILIMEHISQESYRILITLSRATTANLILFLRSGIWVYAAIIFGLLIPSLNNVQFILISWMVGVACSIAAAVYALRRYAWHNIGKVPIDWTWIKRGASISLPFFIGTIALMGVQYMDRYFIQSYYGEAKVGIYTFYAQLANALQIFMASGVLSLIYPKLIASYQSGDRINYRIMKFKMIKGVLIGGLAIAVILSITVPIIVNLLGRPHYSEFLSLFWILLGSAMTLTVSYIPHYMLYAQHRDKTIVRATLISCVTAIILNFLLVPQFGLYGAGITSLLSSALLLILKAVPIILNSGEINFNKQPVYDKRPITANTEV
- the pseI gene encoding Pseudaminic acid synthase yields the protein MKDIMIGARLIGEGKPPFIVAEMSGNHNQSLERALAIVEAAAKAGAHGLKIQTYTAETMTLDINRGEFHIGDETSLWKGKSLYQLYDEAHTPWEWHRPILDRCRELGLIGFSTPFDLTAVDFLETLDVPCYKIASFENTDLPLIRRVAATGKPMIISTGMAGIGDLEETIRTARENGCHDIILLKCTSSYPATPENSNLRTIPHLRDLFDLPVGLSDHTLGIGAAVAGVAFGAAVIEKHFTLSRAEGGVDAAFSLEPEEMKMLVEETGRAFQALGKISYGTSEKEKKSLQFRRSLYVGADMKAGEMFTTENLRDIRPGYGLSPKYYDVVLGERVSRDVAKGTPVSWELIG
- a CDS encoding putative Glycosyl transferase group 1 (Evidence 3 : Putative function from multiple computational evidences), with protein sequence MRIGVDCHVLSGKNQGSRTYLTELYREIVQIPSDNEYVFLGYWDKIRPFGNDFQHISFPSKSRAKRLLFSAAELTRKIEIELFHSTYIVPFNLKAKSLLTIHDILFETMPKYFSRSFVMRSKILVRRAALSAEIIQTISKYSRTALMERYNLPEDRVRIVPCGVDLDLFSPVGKKESQTRIASRHGGLRDYIFTVGRLEPRKNHIGLINSYALLKKKIKFLPKLVIAGHPDFGYDEIYRHIAEKNLKEDILILGDVTPSELPDLYRAAHVFVYPSFAEGFGLPPLEAMACGIPVISSDRSAIPEVVGDGGILINPDNIEELAYSIERILDDSELAVSLGRRGRQNAEKWSWKNAAIEYLESLSLMREKKSHTNFKEAIF
- a CDS encoding conserved hypothetical protein (Evidence 4 : Unknown function but conserved in other organisms) is translated as MTTYKSSFIAFCGTRGVPANYGGFETAVDEISRRLAAKGNHCLIFCRLSSGYKPAEDKYGRKLIYIKGSRHRKLDTFISSMQTGWYLWKHRREFRFIFWFNNANFPGIVMTWLAALPMAVNTDGLEWRRKKWSWPFKFYYLASSFIICRLCKRLISDSLAIQDFYLEKFLKNTSYIPYGYPEPIPIDNDFKTTVLEKYGLKRGKYYLQITRLEPDNIPLDIARNFVRAFINKRGYKLVIVGYKEPTPYALKLKSLHGQNDILVLDAVYDAAELAVLRSNCFCYVHGNSVGGTNPALLEAMAFCPRVMAIDSEFSHEVLGDSGFYFRPDEMINAFQQSLLLFDRAKEMKVRLNEFYRWDKVAASYLNLAEKKSADYNVGKVSGSEEEESFEEAFLE
- a CDS encoding Pseudaminic acid biosynthesis-associated protein PseG, which translates into the protein MKVIIRTDSSELIGTGHLTRCLTLAEKLRADGAEVSFICRDLPGNMKTLVSKKGYKLHLLPQEKNSLSAGGYASWLGVRWYADADDTAQILATENPDLLVVDHYALDARWEERMRPYAGHIMVIDDLANRHHDCDIFLDQNYHDNPAGRYEMLLPDGCAALYGPQYALLRQEFAVARKNMVSNNDNVQRIFVFFGGIDPNNETMKALGAIGNLQIKDMVIDIVIGSANRNKDKIGEMVPSIAGATLHCQIDNMAELMAKADIAIGAGGTTTWERCCLGLPSVIIAVAENQIPIAESCHTAGVGIYLGRAEEVSSERIGEAFRSLIEQPSLLSEMKRKAREMCDGLGTDRVSRAIYKTVKAGVTA